In Treponema sp. OMZ 798, the following proteins share a genomic window:
- the flgC gene encoding flagellar basal body rod protein FlgC codes for MGLFTSINIAATGMGVERLRTDVISNNIANASSLETQEGGPFKRSRVIVGQKKSGIDWQTPFTPQNVERGVGEGVKVLSIEKDTSDTRWVYDPSHPKALKYGPKEGYVEYPNVNIVTEMVDLISASRAYEANLAVVNGAKDMFQRALDIAR; via the coding sequence ATGGGATTGTTCACAAGTATAAATATTGCAGCTACCGGAATGGGAGTAGAGCGTCTTAGAACAGATGTAATATCAAATAATATTGCAAACGCTTCCAGCTTGGAAACTCAAGAAGGCGGCCCCTTTAAAAGAAGCCGTGTAATAGTCGGTCAAAAGAAAAGCGGTATCGACTGGCAGACTCCTTTTACTCCTCAAAATGTAGAAAGAGGTGTAGGCGAGGGAGTTAAGGTTCTTTCGATAGAAAAAGATACTTCCGATACCCGCTGGGTTTATGATCCAAGCCATCCTAAGGCCTTAAAGTACGGCCCCAAGGAAGGATATGTAGAGTATCCCAATGTAAACATAGTTACCGAAATGGTTGATTTGATTTCGGCTTCAAGAGCTTATGAAGCAAACCTTGCTGTTGTAAACGGTGCAAAGGATATGTTCCAACGAGCCTTGGATATTGCACGATAA
- the hslU gene encoding ATP-dependent protease ATPase subunit HslU has translation MNEELKELTPKQTVAELDKYIIGQNKAKRAVAIALRNRMRRLKLPEEIRDEIAPKNILMIGPTGVGKTEIARRLAKLSGAPFLKVEATKYTEVGYVGRDVESMIRDLMAVGYTMVKSEMQEKLKEQAEKNTEESLLDLLLPGSNKKKSAAPAAAVPAQESSHASAGTPIAIPSMSSAAPAEDDKAQHENDMSGTREKFRVMLREGKLEDKMVEVTVSPSVGMPTFEFFAGGSNMEDIESAMSNISNMIMGGAKSKRKNVSIKEAREIIMTEQLDRMVDHDKVTDEAKQRVEQMGIIFIDEIDKVASRSDRGGGPDVSREGVQRDILPIVEGSKVSTKYGVVDTRHILFIAAGAFSVSKPSDLIPEFQGRFPLRVELEALHAEDFKRILLEPKNALTKQYAELLETEGVKIEFLDEAIDRMSFLAADVNSKNENIGARRLHTIMEMLLEDISFNASEMSGETVRIDVSYVDERLKDIVQDQDLSRYIL, from the coding sequence ATGAACGAAGAATTAAAAGAGCTGACGCCTAAGCAAACTGTTGCGGAATTGGATAAATACATCATAGGACAAAACAAGGCAAAGAGGGCCGTTGCTATTGCTCTCCGTAACAGAATGCGCCGTCTAAAATTGCCGGAAGAAATAAGGGATGAAATAGCTCCTAAAAATATTTTGATGATAGGGCCTACAGGTGTGGGTAAAACCGAAATTGCAAGGCGGCTTGCAAAATTGTCGGGAGCTCCCTTTTTGAAAGTTGAAGCTACAAAATATACCGAGGTAGGCTATGTCGGCCGCGATGTCGAATCCATGATCAGGGATCTAATGGCTGTGGGCTACACAATGGTGAAAAGCGAAATGCAGGAAAAACTAAAAGAACAGGCAGAAAAAAACACGGAAGAATCCTTATTGGATTTGCTTTTACCCGGTTCAAATAAAAAGAAATCTGCTGCACCGGCCGCTGCCGTTCCTGCACAAGAGAGTTCTCATGCCTCCGCCGGGACACCGATAGCCATTCCGAGTATGAGCTCTGCAGCTCCTGCCGAAGATGATAAGGCTCAGCATGAAAACGATATGAGCGGTACTCGCGAAAAATTCCGAGTAATGCTCCGTGAGGGTAAGCTCGAAGATAAGATGGTTGAGGTTACGGTTTCTCCATCGGTCGGAATGCCTACATTCGAATTTTTTGCAGGCGGATCAAATATGGAAGATATCGAATCTGCAATGTCGAATATTTCGAATATGATTATGGGAGGCGCAAAATCAAAACGCAAAAATGTAAGCATAAAAGAAGCCCGCGAGATTATAATGACCGAACAGCTTGACCGCATGGTCGATCACGATAAGGTTACGGATGAGGCAAAGCAAAGAGTCGAGCAGATGGGAATTATCTTTATCGACGAAATAGATAAGGTCGCTTCCCGCTCCGATCGCGGAGGAGGGCCGGATGTTTCAAGAGAAGGTGTTCAGCGCGACATTCTTCCAATCGTTGAAGGCTCTAAGGTTTCTACAAAATACGGAGTAGTAGATACCCGTCACATTCTTTTTATAGCGGCCGGTGCTTTCAGCGTATCGAAGCCGAGCGATTTAATTCCGGAGTTTCAGGGGCGCTTTCCCTTGCGTGTAGAGCTTGAAGCCCTTCATGCAGAAGATTTTAAACGGATTCTCCTTGAACCTAAAAATGCTTTGACAAAGCAATATGCGGAACTTTTGGAAACCGAAGGCGTAAAAATAGAATTTTTGGATGAAGCCATTGATAGAATGAGTTTTTTGGCTGCCGATGTAAACAGCAAAAACGAAAACATCGGAGCAAGGCGGCTGCATACGATTATGGAGATGCTTTTGGAAGATATTTCGTTTAATGCAAGCGAGATGAGCGGTGAAACCGTAAGAATCGATGTGTCTTATGTGGATGAAAGATTAAAGGATATAGTACAGGATCAGGATTTATCCCGATATATTCTATAA
- the fliF gene encoding flagellar basal-body MS-ring/collar protein FliF — MNEKFNNLKTKFGTLWGKWTKLQKGIIIGVVVIALVLVVVLSRWSSKPTSVPVIDMAITDVDLRDRIILRINEENVKTTISSDGIISVADETTARRMRAILMREDLIPTNTSPWAFFDVERYSRTDFDREIDLRRAITEEVRRHLKALDDIDDANVVVRIPEKALFESEQLPATATVVISPAPGSDISNNRKKVEGIQKMLRLAVPGLKDEDITIRDTSGITLNDFEGMKDADRLTLIEKQQKFISKLERQYGENILIPLQKIYGEDRVRDINVKIDMDMSERSADTTEIRPIVIKPDNPETSYDDSEVVKSVTVSSENATTIWEGSGINPQGPTGTEGQTPPSYQDTRNLVGRSTQTITKENHLVSSSQIKENFLPKMGRRTVSVNIDGLWVKQKDVNGKYIIKNGMIEREYKPLSPEEIKQAEKIIKDAIGFDASRKDSVSVLNVMVDRSSQFELEDKEYFKSLQRQTIFLLSLAGIALILLLFILYRIISRELERRKRLREEELLRQAQLERERMLYDQQMADADVSMTVEERRRQELQENAINMAREHPEDVALLIRTWLMEE; from the coding sequence ATGAACGAAAAATTTAACAATCTAAAAACAAAGTTTGGGACGCTTTGGGGAAAATGGACAAAGCTCCAAAAAGGCATCATCATCGGGGTAGTTGTTATTGCTCTGGTGCTGGTTGTCGTTCTCAGTAGATGGTCTTCAAAGCCGACCTCGGTGCCGGTAATAGACATGGCGATAACCGATGTTGATCTGCGGGATCGAATTATCTTGCGCATTAATGAAGAAAACGTAAAAACTACAATCTCTTCCGATGGTATAATCTCTGTTGCAGATGAAACAACTGCGCGAAGAATGAGGGCCATATTGATGCGTGAAGACTTGATACCTACCAATACAAGTCCTTGGGCTTTCTTCGATGTGGAAAGATATTCCCGCACCGATTTTGACCGTGAGATTGATTTACGCCGTGCCATTACCGAAGAAGTTAGAAGACACTTAAAAGCTTTAGACGATATTGATGATGCAAATGTTGTTGTCCGCATACCGGAAAAAGCCTTGTTTGAATCGGAGCAGCTTCCTGCAACGGCAACGGTCGTAATTTCTCCTGCACCGGGAAGCGATATTTCCAATAACCGCAAAAAAGTAGAGGGTATTCAAAAGATGTTGAGGCTTGCGGTTCCCGGATTAAAAGATGAAGATATAACTATAAGAGATACTTCAGGTATTACTTTAAACGATTTTGAAGGTATGAAAGATGCCGATCGATTAACTTTAATTGAAAAGCAGCAAAAGTTTATATCTAAACTTGAAAGACAATACGGTGAAAATATATTGATACCTTTACAAAAAATATACGGTGAAGACAGAGTTAGGGATATAAACGTTAAAATTGACATGGATATGTCTGAACGTTCTGCCGACACAACCGAAATACGTCCTATAGTTATTAAACCGGATAATCCTGAAACTTCTTATGACGACTCGGAAGTTGTAAAATCGGTTACGGTAAGCTCCGAAAATGCAACTACGATTTGGGAAGGAAGCGGAATCAATCCTCAAGGACCTACGGGAACGGAAGGACAAACGCCGCCTTCTTATCAGGATACAAGAAATTTGGTCGGCCGCTCAACTCAGACGATTACAAAAGAAAATCATCTTGTAAGCTCAAGTCAGATAAAAGAGAACTTTCTTCCTAAGATGGGAAGAAGAACCGTATCCGTAAACATAGACGGTCTTTGGGTAAAGCAAAAGGATGTTAACGGAAAATATATTATTAAGAACGGGATGATTGAAAGAGAATATAAACCTCTTTCTCCTGAAGAAATAAAACAGGCCGAAAAAATAATTAAAGATGCCATAGGATTTGATGCAAGCCGCAAAGATTCTGTGAGCGTTTTAAATGTTATGGTAGACAGGTCTTCACAGTTTGAACTTGAAGATAAAGAATATTTTAAGTCACTGCAAAGACAAACTATATTCTTACTTTCTCTCGCCGGTATAGCACTAATATTATTGCTCTTTATCTTGTATAGAATTATAAGTCGTGAGCTTGAAAGAAGAAAAAGGCTCCGCGAAGAAGAGCTTTTGCGTCAAGCACAGCTGGAGCGTGAAAGAATGTTGTATGATCAGCAGATGGCTGATGCCGATGTTTCAATGACTGTTGAAGAGCGAAGAAGGCAGGAGCTTCAAGAAAATGCCATCAATATGGCTAGGGAACATCCTGAAGATGTTGCTCTCTTAATTAGAACTTGGCTCATGGAGGAATAA
- the fliI gene encoding flagellar protein export ATPase FliI, translating into MVDLFDKYTNAISETDPIKFTGHVVRVHDKLIESEGPVASVGELCQIITDDNPDGLKAEVVGLNGTIVQLMSYTDVQGVKIGDLVIASGEILSVPVGDVLLGRVVDALCKSADGKPEPYSAKRYPVVAPPPDAMTRKPIRQRIVTGIRAIDSLLAVGRGQRLGIFAGTGIGKSTLLGMIARNTNADVNVIALIGERGREVLDFIEHDLGPEGLKHSVIVSATSDQSALARIRGAYTATAIAEYFRDQGKDVMLLFDSVTRFAMAQREIGLAIGEPPATRGYTPSVFSSLPKLLERSGTSEKGSITGFYTVLVEGDDMNEPISDAVRGILDGHIVLDRNLAERGQYPAVNVLKSISRLSNRVSGQNTKIASKRMRTLLKDYTESEDMINLGAYQKGSSTAIDDAIDHYPRIYEFLTQEVDDPAKLKDTLQKLSDITGIDIPPEEFDEAGLGVGAIKKYAQSSEASALYKPDREVK; encoded by the coding sequence ATGGTAGATCTTTTTGATAAATATACCAACGCTATCTCAGAAACCGATCCGATAAAATTTACAGGACACGTTGTCCGCGTTCACGATAAATTAATTGAAAGTGAAGGCCCTGTGGCTTCCGTAGGGGAGCTTTGCCAGATTATTACCGATGATAATCCTGATGGATTAAAGGCTGAGGTTGTGGGCTTAAACGGAACTATTGTTCAGTTGATGAGTTATACCGATGTTCAAGGTGTAAAAATAGGCGATCTTGTTATTGCAAGCGGCGAAATCCTATCAGTACCTGTAGGCGATGTTTTATTGGGCCGTGTCGTTGATGCCTTATGTAAGTCGGCTGACGGCAAACCTGAACCCTATTCCGCTAAAAGATATCCTGTTGTAGCCCCTCCTCCGGATGCTATGACCCGTAAGCCCATAAGACAAAGAATCGTTACAGGCATCCGTGCTATCGACAGCCTTTTGGCTGTGGGGCGCGGTCAGCGTTTGGGTATTTTTGCCGGAACCGGAATAGGAAAATCTACCCTGCTGGGAATGATAGCGCGAAACACAAATGCCGATGTAAATGTCATTGCTCTTATAGGAGAGCGGGGCAGGGAAGTTTTAGACTTTATTGAACATGATCTGGGTCCTGAAGGTTTAAAACATTCGGTAATTGTAAGTGCAACCTCGGATCAAAGTGCTCTTGCAAGAATAAGAGGCGCATATACCGCTACGGCAATTGCAGAATATTTCCGCGATCAAGGAAAAGATGTTATGCTTCTTTTTGATTCGGTAACACGGTTTGCTATGGCTCAAAGAGAAATAGGGCTTGCCATAGGTGAACCTCCTGCAACCCGCGGCTATACCCCAAGTGTTTTTAGTTCTCTGCCTAAACTGCTTGAAAGAAGCGGTACTTCCGAAAAAGGTTCCATCACGGGATTTTATACCGTCTTAGTAGAAGGCGACGATATGAATGAGCCCATTTCGGATGCCGTCCGAGGTATTTTAGACGGTCATATTGTATTGGATAGAAACCTTGCCGAAAGAGGACAATACCCTGCCGTCAATGTTTTAAAAAGCATTTCCAGATTATCAAACAGAGTATCGGGACAAAATACAAAAATTGCGTCAAAACGTATGCGGACCTTACTGAAAGACTATACCGAATCCGAAGATATGATAAATCTCGGTGCTTATCAAAAAGGAAGCAGCACCGCAATCGATGACGCTATCGACCACTATCCTCGTATTTATGAGTTTTTAACTCAAGAGGTGGATGATCCTGCAAAACTGAAAGATACCTTACAAAAACTTTCGGATATTACGGGTATAGATATTCCTCCCGAAGAATTTGATGAAGCCGGGTTGGGTGTCGGAGCAATAAAAAAATATGCTCAAAGTTCTGAAGCCTCTGCATTGTATAAACCGGATCGAGAGGTTAAGTAA
- the fliE gene encoding flagellar hook-basal body complex protein FliE → MVNAVNVANVNSVPGLLDVPKINAVVTDNFRAKMVSNTDMIELAVNKEASSFEQTILKAFDSMNAKQTNMDKLGEQMIVDPESVDVHDITMGMAEASLSLKLAQTIIDRLVKSWNDITTTR, encoded by the coding sequence ATGGTAAACGCTGTAAATGTTGCAAATGTAAATTCGGTACCCGGCCTTTTAGATGTTCCGAAAATTAATGCCGTTGTTACCGATAATTTTAGAGCCAAGATGGTTTCGAATACGGACATGATTGAGCTTGCCGTAAATAAAGAAGCTTCAAGTTTTGAGCAGACAATTTTAAAAGCCTTTGACAGCATGAATGCAAAGCAAACAAACATGGATAAATTGGGAGAGCAGATGATTGTCGATCCCGAATCGGTCGATGTTCATGATATAACGATGGGAATGGCCGAAGCGAGTTTGTCGCTTAAATTAGCACAAACTATAATCGACCGTTTGGTAAAAAGTTGGAATGATATTACCACAACGAGATAA
- the fliJ gene encoding flagellar export protein FliJ — protein sequence MKRFEFRLEKLLNLREFYEHQAEIDLAHAIAHKDYIDIELKQIAKLKVKTGAEFNPESDKIDITDLHNAQNYTILLDKKKDELLEKLVVAEQIIEEKRKIYIEAASKRKVISKLKEKKREIWEKENIKMEEKYIDDIITYKSRAGTC from the coding sequence ATGAAAAGGTTTGAGTTTCGGCTTGAAAAACTTTTAAACTTACGCGAATTTTATGAACATCAGGCAGAGATTGACTTGGCTCATGCTATTGCTCATAAGGACTACATAGATATTGAGCTAAAACAGATTGCTAAGTTAAAAGTAAAAACCGGAGCCGAATTTAATCCTGAGTCCGATAAAATAGATATAACGGATCTTCATAATGCCCAAAATTATACCATCCTTTTGGATAAAAAAAAGGATGAGTTGCTGGAAAAATTAGTTGTTGCAGAGCAAATTATTGAAGAAAAAAGAAAGATTTATATTGAAGCGGCATCAAAACGCAAAGTAATTTCAAAACTAAAAGAAAAAAAACGTGAGATATGGGAAAAAGAAAATATAAAAATGGAAGAAAAATATATCGATGATATTATTACTTATAAATCAAGGGCTGGGACATGTTAA
- the fliH gene encoding flagellar assembly protein FliH: MAKTIFRGFEVNKNNNDVVFLQLNKTFQEEPEEIIEEEVEVYQGPTIEDLKKEAEDFRLEWEKQKERMLSDAKAEADKIIQGAQNAAFDEVKRQTDEAQVIAQNAKKEAEDIIAEAEQKARDIIADSEKNKDSVNRDAYKEGFNRGREEGFKEGNLEVQRLTDRLHTIINKTMDRRQEILSETEQQIVDLVLLMTRKVVKVISENQRNVVVSNVVHALRKVKGRGDVVIRVNLADVKMTTEHTQNFISAAENIKNITVVEDSTVDQGGCIIETDFGAVDARIASQLNELEQKILEISPIKTKIKTGNI, translated from the coding sequence ATGGCTAAGACTATTTTTAGAGGCTTTGAGGTAAATAAAAACAACAACGATGTAGTATTTTTACAGCTGAATAAAACTTTTCAAGAAGAGCCTGAAGAAATTATTGAAGAAGAGGTAGAAGTTTACCAAGGGCCTACCATTGAAGACTTAAAAAAAGAAGCTGAAGATTTTAGACTCGAATGGGAAAAGCAAAAAGAAAGAATGCTTTCCGATGCTAAAGCTGAAGCCGATAAGATTATTCAAGGTGCACAAAATGCTGCCTTTGATGAAGTAAAAAGGCAGACTGATGAGGCTCAAGTTATAGCGCAAAATGCAAAAAAAGAAGCCGAGGATATTATAGCCGAAGCCGAGCAAAAAGCCCGAGATATAATAGCCGATTCCGAGAAAAACAAAGATTCCGTAAATCGTGATGCATATAAAGAGGGTTTTAACCGCGGCCGTGAAGAAGGTTTTAAAGAAGGAAATCTTGAAGTGCAGCGCCTGACCGATCGTCTTCATACGATAATAAATAAGACAATGGATAGGCGCCAAGAAATTCTTTCGGAAACCGAACAGCAAATAGTGGATCTTGTTCTTTTGATGACAAGAAAGGTTGTTAAGGTTATTTCCGAAAACCAAAGGAATGTTGTGGTTTCCAATGTTGTCCATGCCTTGCGTAAAGTTAAAGGAAGAGGCGATGTAGTCATCCGAGTAAATCTTGCTGATGTTAAAATGACTACAGAGCATACTCAAAACTTTATATCCGCTGCAGAAAATATTAAAAATATTACGGTGGTTGAAGATTCCACAGTTGATCAAGGCGGCTGTATCATCGAAACCGATTTCGGTGCAGTGGATGCACGCATTGCAAGTCAGCTTAACGAACTTGAACAAAAGATTTTGGAAATATCGCCTATTAAAACAAAGATAAAAACCGGAAATATTTAG
- the flgB gene encoding flagellar basal body rod protein FlgB, which translates to MGFNSFLRTTDILHRALDVSSLRYTVTSNNLANADVPNFKRTEVNFESELKRAFDSEKNAKGAFQLATTHPLHIKSNEPIDYRTVEPVRVLDYLSSEKANGNNVNPEDEAMKVLKVQMQYQLLSMMAGFQYNQVQSVLK; encoded by the coding sequence ATGGGTTTTAATAGTTTTTTAAGAACAACGGATATACTTCACAGAGCCTTGGATGTAAGCTCTTTGCGCTATACCGTTACATCGAACAACCTTGCAAATGCGGATGTTCCTAATTTTAAACGGACTGAGGTAAATTTTGAATCAGAGTTAAAGAGAGCCTTCGATTCCGAAAAAAATGCAAAAGGTGCTTTTCAGCTTGCAACAACTCATCCCTTGCACATAAAATCAAATGAGCCTATAGATTATCGAACGGTTGAGCCTGTACGTGTTTTGGATTATTTGAGTTCCGAAAAGGCAAACGGAAATAATGTAAATCCGGAAGATGAGGCCATGAAGGTATTGAAGGTTCAAATGCAGTATCAGCTTTTAAGTATGATGGCAGGATTTCAGTACAATCAGGTACAATCGGTTTTAAAGTAA
- the xerC gene encoding tyrosine recombinase XerC, with amino-acid sequence MNEVFENYLTYSGGVRQFTKATIDSYKNDLIIFEEWLKELELDVFELKASDVRIFIAELADKKIAPASINRMMSTLRGFYKYALRFNLTTTNPISSVRNLKLAQKLPVFMFPKQAKEFCKLPSNSDILWEARDAALFASLYSTGCRVSELAGLDIKDLDKTLSYAIVFGKGKKERKVFFAEFARDYLKAYLEERAELLEKQKLQAQKGNKGKIRDALFINQKAQPLTSKGIRYIINRYVELSPELKHLSPHAFRHSFASTLITRGADIRVVQELLGHESVSTTQRYTHITAEQLQNLYKTAHPHS; translated from the coding sequence ATGAATGAAGTATTTGAAAACTACCTCACTTACAGCGGGGGAGTCAGGCAATTTACAAAAGCAACAATAGATTCTTATAAAAACGATTTGATTATTTTTGAAGAATGGTTAAAGGAACTTGAGCTGGATGTTTTTGAATTAAAAGCTTCAGATGTTAGAATTTTTATCGCAGAACTTGCAGATAAAAAAATTGCTCCGGCTTCAATCAACAGGATGATGTCTACGCTCAGAGGTTTTTACAAATATGCTTTAAGGTTTAATCTGACAACAACAAATCCCATATCGTCTGTTAGGAATTTAAAACTTGCTCAAAAACTTCCCGTGTTCATGTTTCCTAAACAGGCTAAAGAATTTTGTAAACTGCCTTCAAATTCGGATATTCTTTGGGAGGCAAGGGATGCTGCCTTATTCGCTTCTCTTTATTCTACAGGCTGCCGTGTTTCTGAATTAGCCGGACTTGATATAAAAGATTTGGATAAAACTCTTTCTTATGCCATCGTTTTTGGAAAAGGAAAAAAAGAAAGAAAGGTGTTTTTTGCAGAATTTGCAAGGGATTATTTAAAGGCATATTTAGAAGAAAGAGCTGAACTTCTTGAAAAACAGAAGCTGCAAGCTCAAAAAGGTAACAAGGGAAAAATAAGGGATGCTCTTTTTATAAATCAAAAAGCTCAGCCCTTAACAAGTAAAGGAATTCGGTATATAATAAACAGATATGTTGAACTATCTCCCGAATTAAAACATCTTTCACCCCATGCTTTTAGGCATAGCTTTGCATCTACTCTAATTACAAGAGGTGCGGATATAAGGGTTGTACAGGAATTGCTTGGACACGAAAGTGTTTCCACTACGCAAAGATATACGCATATTACGGCTGAGCAGCTTCAAAATTTATATAAGACTGCTCATCCTCATTCATAG
- the fliG gene encoding flagellar motor switch protein FliG produces MAVTPAKERGSAKKGKDINSLTGRQKAAIFLVSLGGEISAKIMERLREDEVEKIVFEIARTETVEAELKDAVLQEFQDLMTAQNFITTGGIDYARDVLEKTFGSQKAIEIINRLTSSLQVRPFDFIRRTDPAHLLNFIQQEHPQTIALILAYLEPQKASVILQNLPDEIQSDVARRVATMDTTSPDVLREVERVLEKKLSTVSSEDYTAAGGVDSIVEILNLVDRSSEKSIIESLEDEDPDLAEEIKKKMFVFEDIVMLDDRSISKVLREVNNDEMAKALKQVDAEVQDKIFRNMSKRAGAMLRDEMEYMGPIRVKDVEEAQQKIVSIIRHLEDKGEIVIARSEEDELV; encoded by the coding sequence ATGGCTGTAACACCTGCAAAAGAAAGAGGCAGTGCAAAAAAAGGTAAGGACATTAATTCTCTTACCGGAAGACAAAAGGCTGCTATATTTTTAGTATCTCTGGGAGGTGAAATCTCCGCTAAAATAATGGAAAGGCTTCGTGAAGATGAAGTCGAAAAAATAGTTTTTGAAATTGCAAGAACCGAAACAGTAGAGGCGGAATTAAAGGATGCCGTTCTCCAAGAGTTTCAGGATCTAATGACCGCCCAAAACTTTATAACAACGGGCGGTATAGATTATGCAAGGGATGTTTTGGAAAAAACATTCGGAAGTCAAAAAGCTATCGAAATAATTAATAGGCTCACGAGTTCTCTTCAAGTTCGTCCCTTCGATTTTATAAGGCGTACTGACCCTGCTCACTTGCTTAACTTTATTCAGCAAGAGCATCCTCAGACGATAGCTTTGATTCTTGCCTACCTTGAGCCGCAAAAGGCATCGGTGATTTTGCAAAATCTTCCCGATGAAATTCAAAGTGATGTTGCAAGACGTGTCGCAACCATGGATACTACTTCCCCCGATGTTCTCCGTGAAGTTGAACGCGTTTTGGAAAAGAAACTTTCTACGGTTTCAAGTGAAGATTATACGGCAGCCGGAGGCGTCGACAGTATCGTTGAGATTCTTAACCTTGTTGACCGCTCTTCGGAAAAATCGATTATCGAATCTCTCGAAGATGAAGATCCCGATTTGGCTGAAGAAATCAAGAAGAAGATGTTCGTATTCGAAGACATTGTTATGCTTGACGATAGATCCATCAGTAAGGTTCTGCGCGAAGTTAATAACGATGAAATGGCTAAGGCTCTTAAACAGGTTGATGCCGAGGTTCAAGATAAGATATTCAGAAACATGTCCAAGCGCGCCGGTGCCATGCTCCGCGATGAAATGGAATACATGGGCCCGATACGTGTTAAAGATGTTGAAGAAGCTCAGCAAAAGATTGTTTCGATTATCAGGCACTTGGAGGATAAGGGTGAAATTGTTATCGCCAGATCCGAAGAGGATGAATTGGTATAA
- the hslV gene encoding ATP-dependent protease subunit HslV — MDKKIRSTTVLAVRRDGKIVMAGDGQVTMGETVMKGNARKVRKIYDGKIITGFAGATADAFTLLEKFEIRVKEFSGDLTRAAVELAKDWRTDKMLKNLQALLLVADAKTTLLISGNGDVIEPEEDVLAIGSGGNYAYASALALMQNTNLSAREIAEKSLQIAGKICIYTNGKIVMEEI; from the coding sequence ATGGATAAAAAGATACGAAGTACGACAGTGCTTGCTGTACGTAGAGACGGAAAAATTGTTATGGCCGGAGACGGGCAGGTAACTATGGGCGAAACCGTTATGAAGGGGAATGCCCGAAAGGTAAGAAAAATTTATGACGGAAAAATTATAACGGGCTTTGCCGGAGCAACGGCTGATGCCTTTACTCTTTTAGAAAAATTCGAAATACGGGTAAAAGAATTTTCAGGCGATCTGACTCGTGCTGCCGTAGAGCTTGCAAAGGATTGGCGTACCGATAAGATGCTTAAAAATTTACAGGCCCTCCTGCTTGTCGCCGATGCAAAGACTACTCTTTTAATTTCGGGTAACGGAGATGTCATAGAGCCTGAAGAAGATGTACTTGCAATAGGCTCCGGAGGAAACTATGCCTATGCTTCGGCTTTGGCTTTGATGCAAAACACAAATCTTTCCGCCCGTGAAATTGCAGAAAAGAGTTTACAGATTGCAGGAAAAATCTGCATCTACACAAACGGAAAAATAGTTATGGAGGAAATATAA